The following are from one region of the Mustela lutreola isolate mMusLut2 chromosome 7, mMusLut2.pri, whole genome shotgun sequence genome:
- the ZFHX2 gene encoding zinc finger homeobox protein 2 isoform X2 gives MATLNAPSTAGATPTPGHHASSPSPDTSFPSTPADPVTKDPPAAPSSSESMRPSEPGGQALELGCGLVPPKETGEPREEPGCGGFSPKDLGVQEDKEQEEEGGGLPPVDLSNHLFFIAGGEAYLAAKLSLTGGSELLPKGFPWGEVGIKEEPSLPLLAHSTPALLTALHIQHGFDPIQGFSSSDQILSRDTSAPSPATCEGRDGAFWSYQLAPNPPGDPKDGPMESRGGDHRALFWLCLLCRLGFSRPQAFVGHTQSHGVKLTPAQHLGLPSNAAVLQVGEEGCTALLSFLEPKPPTQSPLEGPPNNSSTASTEANGPPPENGPTEAKAQAPVLPADEVMALSPPSPPATPATWDPSPAEAKESQMAAGEAGPDWLSEGQEEDGGLCPPLNQSSPASKEGGTLPALVGSPEDSSDPPQPYRLADDYTPAPAAFQGLSLSSHMSLLHSRNSCKTLKCPKCNWHYKYQQTLDVHMREKHPESNSHCSYCSAGGAHPRLARGESYNCGYKPYRCDVCNYSTTTKGNLSIHMQSDKHLANLQGFQAGPGGQGSPPEAALPAVAGDKEPKTKSSWQCKVCSYETNISRNLRIHMTSEKHMQNVLLLHQGLPLGLPPGLVGPGPPPPPGAAPTPTPELFQYFGPQALGQPQAPLPGSGLRPDKPLEAQLLLNGFHHLGASARKFPTPAPGSLSPDTPLPPSQLLGPLSDGLPTSPPPDDSPALKVFRCLVCQAFSTDSLELLLYHCSVGRSLPEAEWKEVAGDTHRCKLCCYGTQLKANFQLHLKTDKHAQKYQLAAHLREGGGAVGSPAPVPLGDGAPYGSVPPLHLRCNICDFESNSKEKMQLHARAAAHEENSQIYKFLLEMEGAAAGPELGLFRCLLCAWETPSRLAVLQHLRAPAHRDAQAQRRLQLLQGGPTAEDGLSALQSILSFSHGQLRTPGKPPVTPLAEPPTPEKDAQNKTEQLASEEAESKTGPPGDNANQTTVFCCPYCSFLSPEPDQVRAHTLSQHAVQPKYRCPLCQEQLVGRPALHFHLSHLHNVVPECVEKLLLVATTVEMTFMTKVLPGPALCPLGDAPEPHALGPEAAPTREQDADPHLTPEASPDLLPEPPPPSAEGPDKPRGSPDRSPSPASSPAPRPEAPVEEMAPPPTMAEEEEGSVGEPRPTEPPPADSRHPLTYRKTTNFALDKFLDPARPYKCTVCKESFTQKNILLVHYNSVSHLHKMKKAAIDPSGPARGEAGAAPPTAAATDKPFKCTVCRVSYNQSSTLEIHMRSVLHQTRSRGTKADAKVEGPERGQEEPKEGETEGDVGTEKKGPDPGSFISGLPFLSPPPPALDLHRFPAPLFTPPVLPPFPLVPESLLKLQQQQLLLPFYLHDLKVGPKLALAGPAPLLSLPAATPPPPPPPPKAELADREWERPPVAEEGSETRPTSPPNSTPSEAARTAAKALLENFGFELVIQYNEGKQAVPPPPTPPPPEALGGGDKLACGACGKLFSNMLILKTHEEHVHRRFLPFEALSRYAAQFRKSYDSLYPPPAEPPKPPDGSLDSPAPPLGPPFLVPEPEAGGTHPSEERSRAGRWPPEEEESSRGNLPPLVPAGRRFSRTKFTEFQTQALQSFFETSAYPKDGEVERLASLLGLASRVVVVWFQNARQKARKNAIEGGPVTTGGGNGGASGCRRCHATFSCVFELVRHLKKCYDDQSPEEEEEEAERGEEEEEVEEEEAEEEQNMEPPTGPEGPSPEPPDREELSQAEATKPGGKEPEGNAPPSPSPAHTCDQCTMSFPSQDLLASHRRLHFLPSLQPSTAPNLLDLPLLVLGERSPLVAGTLPTPGPPLKRKHEEGSLSPTGSEVGGGGESDPPRDKRLRTTILPEQLEILYRWYMQDSNPTRKMLDCISEEVGLKKRVVQVWFQNTRARERKGQFRSTPGAVPNPAVKPITSTPAAFPKFNLLLGKVDDGTGREASKREAPAFPYPPVTPAAGPLPLLPPGKEATTPTPEPPLPLPPPPPPSEEEGADEPAKASPESEACSPSAGDLSDSSASSLAEPESPGAGGSSGGAGGGSGVPDGMGQRRYRTQMSSLQLKIMKACYEAYRTPTMQECEVLGEEIGLPKRVIQVWFQNARAKEKKAKLQGAAAGGAGGSSEGPLGAQRTDCPYCDVKYDFYVSCRGHLFSRQHLAKLKEAVRAQLKSESKCYDLAPAPEAPLAPKATPATTSASLPLGAAPALPRLAPVLLSGPALAQSPLGSLAPFSSGPAASSGLLGLATSVLPTTTVVQTAGPGCPLPQRPVPEQTNSSTAGITDPAPGPPTEPSGDRVSGERKPMAAPTNSSTDALKNLKALKATVPALLGGQFLPFPLPPAGGATPPAVFGPQLQGAYFQQLYGMKKGLFPMNPVIPQTLIGLLPNALLQPPPQPPEPTTTAPPKPPELAAAGEGEAGEAEELLSASTGISTVDVTHCYLCRQCKMAFDGEAPATAHQRSFCFFGRGSGGSVPPPLRVPICTYHCLACEVLLSGHEALASHLRSSAHRRKAAPPPGGPAITITNAATAATAAVAFAKEEARLPHTDSNPKTTTTSTLLAL, from the exons ATGGCTACCCTTAACGCACCCTCTACCGCCggcgccacccccacccctgggcaCCATGCCTCGTCCCCGTCTCCGGacacctccttccccagcacccccGCTGACCCTGTCACCAAAGATCCCCCTGCTGCCCCCTCCAGCTCTGAGAGCATGAGGCCCTCAGAGCCGGGGGGACAGGCCCTGGAGCTGGGCTGTGGCCTCGTCCCACCAAAGGAGACTGGGGAGCCCCGAGAAGAGCCTGGCTGTGGTGGCTTCTCACCAAAGGACCTAGGAGTTCAAGAAgacaaggagcaggaggaggaaggaggtgggctCCCACCCGTGGACCTAAGCAACCATTTGTTCTTCATAGCTGGTGGTGAGGCCTACCTCGCAGCCAAGCTGTCCCTGACAGGTGGCAGTGAACTGTTACCAAAGGGCTTCCCTTGGGGCGAGGTGGGAATCAAAGAAGAGCCCAGCCTGCCCCTCCTTGCCCACTCGACCCCTGCACTCCTCACTGCCCTTCATATCCAACATGGCTTTGACCCAATCCAAGGCTTTAGCTCTTCTGACCAAATTCTGTCCCGTGATACCTCAGCGCCATCTCCGGCCACCTGTGAGGGAAGGGATGGAGCCTTCTGGAGCTACCAGCTGGCTCCAAACCCACCCGGAGATCCCAAAGATGGCCCTatggagagcaggggaggagacCACAGGGCACTCTTCTGGCTCTGCCTCCTGTGCCGCCTGGGTTTCAGTAGGCCCCAGGCTTTTGTGGGTCACACACAGTCTCATGGGGTGAAGCTCACCCCTGCTCAACACTTGGGCCTGCCCAGTAACGCAGCTGTGCTCCAGGTGGGAGAGGAGGGCTGCACGGCCCTCCTCAGCTTTCTGGAACCAAAACCACCTACTCAGTCCCCTCTAGAAGGCCCCCCCAACAACAGCAGCACAGCGAGCACAGAGGCAAACGGACCCCCGCCCGAGAATGGCCCCACTGAGGCCAAAGCCCAGGCACCTGTCCTGCCTGCCGACGAAGTCATGGCCCtcagccctccctccccgcccgcAACCCCCGCCACCTGGGACCCCAGCCCAGCCGAAGCCAAAGAATCACAGATGGCAGCAGGTGAGGCAGGGCCAGATTGGCTCTCCGAGGGGCAAGAAGAGGACGGAGGGCTCTGCCCCCCACTCAACCAAAGCTCACCCGCCTCTAAGGAGGGGGGCACTCTCCCTGCCCTCGTCGGCTCCCCTGAAGACTCCAGCGACCCACCGCAGCCCTACCGCCTGGCTGACGACTATACCCCGGCCCCCGCAGCCTTCCAGGGCCTCAGCCTGTCCAGCCACATGTCTCTGTTACACTCTCGCAACTCCTGCAAGACGCTCAAGTGTCCCAAGTGCAACTGGCACTACAAGTACCAGCAGACCCTGGATGTGCACATGCGGGAGAAGCACCCTGAAAGCAACAGCCACTGCAGCTACTGCAGCGCGGGCGGCGCGCACCCCCGCCTGGCCCGGGGCGAGAGCTACAACTGCGGCTACAAGCCCTACCGCTGCGACGTGTGCAACTACTCCACCACCACCAAGGGCAACCTCAGCATCCACATGCAGTCGGATAAGCACCTGGCCAACCTTCAGGGCTTCCAGGCGGGCCCAGGGGGCCAGGGCAGCCCCCCAGAGGCGGCGCTCCCCGCTGTTGCCGGGGACAAGGAGCCCAAGACCAAATCTTCCTGGCAGTGCAAGGTGTGCAGCTATGAGACCAACATCTCCCGCAACCTGCGCATCCACATGACCTCTGAGAAACACATGCAGAATGTGCTGCTGCTGCACCAGGGGCTGCCGCTGGGCCTGCCACCTGGGCTGGTGGGGCCAGGCCCCCCGCCACCGCCAggagccgcccccacccccacccctgaacTCTTCCAGTACTTCGGGCCACAGGCCCTGGGGCAGCCTCAGGCTCCCTTGCCCGGCTCTGGGCTGAGGCCAGACAAGCCCCTGGAAGCCCAGCTGCTTCTCAACGGCTTCCACCACCTTGGAGCGTCTGCTCGCAAGTTCCCCACACCTG cccctggcagcctctCCCCGGATACCCCCCTGCCTCCAAGTCAGCTCCTGGGCCCCTTGTCCGATGGCCTGCCCACCTCACCGCCCCCAGACGACAGCCCGGCCCTGAAGGTGTTCCGCTGCCTGGTGTGCCAGGCCTTCAGCACGGACAGCCTGGAGCTGCTGCTCTACCACTGCAGCGTGGGCCGGAGCCTCCCGGAGGCTGAGTGGAAGGAGGTGGCCGGGGACACCCACCGCTGCAAACTCTGCTGCTACGGCACCCAGCTGAAGGCCAACTTCCAACTCCACCTCAAGACTGACAAACATGCGCAGAAGTACCAGCTGGCCGCCCACCTAAGGGAGGGTGGTGGGGCCGTGGGCTCCCCTGCCCCAGTGCCCCTGGGAGACGGGGCTCCCTATGGCTCCGTGCCCCCGCTGCACCTGCGCTGCAACATCTGTGACTTCGAGTCCAACAGCAAGGAAAAGATGCAGCTGCACGCCCGGGCTGCAGCCCATGAGGAAAACAGCCAGATCTATAag TTTCTGCTGGAGATGGAAGGGGCAGCAGCCGGGCCCGAGCTGGGGCTGTTCCGCTGCCTGCTGTGTGCATGGGAGACGCCGTCCCGCCTGGCTGTGCTACAGCACCTGCGTGCACCGGCCCACCGCGACGCCCAGGCCCAGCGGCGCCTGCAGCTGCTGCAAGGCGGCCCCACGGCCGAGGATGGGCTCTCAGCGCTGCAGAGCATCCTGAGCTTCAGCCATGGGCAGCTGCGGACTCCCG GCAAGCCTCCTGTCACCCCCTTAGCTGAGCCGCCCACCCCTGAAAAAGATGctcagaacaaaacagaacaattgG CTTCTGAAGAGGCAGAGAGCAAGACTGGCCCTCCAGGAGACAATGCCAACCAGACCACG GTGTTCTGCTGTCCGTACTGCAGCttcctgagcccagagcccgacCAGGTGAGGGCTCACACACTCTCCCAGCATGCAGTGCAGCCCAAGTACAGGTGCCCGCTATGCCAGGAGCAGCTGGTGGGCCGGCCTGCCCTGCACTTCCACCTTAGCCACCTTCACAATGTGGTGCCCGAGTGCGTGGAGAAGCTGCTGCTTGTG GCCACAACTGTAGAGATGACCTTTATGACCAAAGTGCTGCCTGGGCCTGCTCTCTGCCCGCTGGGGGATGCCCCAGAGCCCCATGCTCTTGGGCCAGAGGCTGCACCCACCAGAGAACAGGATGCAG ACCCTCACCTGACCCCTGAAGCCAGTCCTGATCTTCTTCCTGAGCCTCCCCCGCCCTCAGCTGAGGGCCCAGACAAGCCCCGAGGAAGCCCTGATCGATCCCCTTCTCCAGCCTCATCTCCAGCCCCTCGGCCGGAGGCCCCAGTGGAAGAAATGGCCCCTCCACCCACCATggctgaggaggaagaggggagtgTCGGGGAGCCACGCCCCACAGAGCCCCCTCCAGCTGACTCTCGCCACCCTCTGACCTATCGGAAGACCACCAACTTTGCCCTGGACAAGTTTCTTGACCCTGCCCGGCCCTATAAGTGCACTGTGTGTAAGGAATCCTTCACACAGAAGAATATCCTCCTGGTCCATTACAACTCTGTCTCCCACCTGCACAAGATGAAGAAGGCTGCCATTGACCCATCCGGCCCTGCCCGAGGAGAGGCGGGCGCCGCGCCTCCCACTGCTGCTGCCACAGACAAGCCCTTCAAGTGCACGGTCTGCCGGGTCTCCTACAACCAGAGCTCCACCCTGGAGATCCATATGCGCTCCGTTCTACACCAGACTCGCTCTCGGGGGACCAAGGCTGATGCCAAGGTGGAGGGGCCAGAGCGAGGTCAGGAAGAGCCCAAAGAGGGCGAGACCGAGGGGGACGTGGgcactgaaaagaagggccctgaCCCTGGTAGCTTCATATCTGGGTTGCCCTTCCTGtcacctcccccacctgccttggACCTGCACCGATTCCCAGCCCCACTCTTCACCCCGCCAGTCTTGCCCCCATTCCCTCTGGTGCCCGAATCACTGCTGAAGCTCCAGCAGCAACAGCTGCTCCTGCCCTTCTACCTCCATGACCTCAAGGTGGGGCCCAAGCTGGCACTGGCGGGGCCTGCACCCCTGCTATCCCTGCCAGCTGCcactcctcctcccccgcccccgccccccaaggCTGAGCTGGCTGACCGGGAGTGGGAGCGGCCCCCCGTGGCAGAAGAGGGGAGTGAGACAAGGCCCACCTCACCCCCCAACTCAACGCCCAGCGAAGCAGCCCGCACTGCAGCCAAAGCCCTTCTAGAAAACTTCGGCTTTGAGCTGGTGATCCAGTACAACGAAGGCAAGCAggctgtgccccctcccccaaccccacccccaccagaggccctggggggtggggacaaaCTGGCCTGTGGGGCCTGTGGGAAACTCTTCTCCAATATGCTCATCCTCAAGACACACGAGGAGCACGTCCACCGCCGATTCCTGCCCTTTGAGGCCCTGAGCCGTTATGCTGCTCAGTTTCGAAAGAGCTATGACAGCCTGTATCCACCGCCTGCAGAGCCCCCCAAACCTCCTGATGGGTCCCTGGATTCACCAGCTCCCCCACTGGGCCCTCCCTTCCTGGTCCCGGAGCCTGAGGCTGGGGGGACCCATCCCTCTGAGGAGCGGAGCCGGGCAGGACGTTGGCccccagaggaggaagagagctcCAGAGGGAATCTGCCTCCCCTAGTGCCTGCAGGCCGTAGGTTTTCCAGAACCAAGTTCACAGAGTTCCAGACTCAGGCTCTGCAGTCTTTCTTTGAGACCAGTGCCTACCCCAAGGACGGAGAGGTGGAACGGCTTGCAAGTCTCCTGGGCCTGGCTAGCCGTGTGGTGGTAGTGTGGTTCCAGAATGCCCGCCAGAAAGCACGCAAAAATGCCATCGAGGGTGGGCCTGTGACAACCGGAGGTGGCAACGGGGGAGCCTCTGGCTGCAGACGCTGCCATGCCACCTTCTCATGCGTTTTTGAGCTGGTGCGGCACCTCAAGAAATGCTATGACGACCAGTCccctgaagaggaggaggaagaggcagagcgaggggaagaggaggaagaggtagaggaggaggaagcagaggaggaacAGAACATGGAACCCCCCACAGGGCCCGAGGGTCCCTCACCAGAGCCCCCGGACCGGGAAGAGCTGAGTCAAGCAGAGGCAACAAAGCCAGGAGGCAAAGAACCTGAAGGGAATGCCCCTCCCTCACCTTCCCCGGCCCACACCTGTGACCAGTGCACCATGTCCTTCCCCAGCCAAGACCTCCTCGCCAGTCACCGGCGGCTGCACTTCTTGCCATCCCTGCAGCCTAGCACGGCCCCGAACCTCCTAGATCTGCCCTTGCTGGTGCTCGGGGAGCGGAGCCCCCTGGTGGCCGGCACTCTGCCCACGCCAGGGCCCCCGCTCAAACGGAAGCATGAGGAGGGCAGCCTGTCCCCGACAGGCAGTgaggtgggcgggggaggggagagcgaTCCCCCCAGGGACAAGCGCCTGCGCACCACCATCCTGCCGGAGCAGCTGGAGATCCTGTACCGCTGGTACATGCAAGACTCCAACCCAACTCGCAAGATGCTCGACTGCATCTCCGAGGAGGTGGGACTCAAAAAGCGAGTGGTgcaggtctggttccagaacaccAGGGCCCGGGAGAGGAAAGGCCAGTTTCGAAGCACCCCTGGGGCAGTGCCCAACCCAGCAGTCAAGCCCATCACGTCTACCCCCGCAGCATTTCCCAAGTTCAACCTCTTGTTGGGCAAGGTAGACGACGGGACTGGGAGGGAGGCCTCAAAGCGGGAAGCACCTGCTTTTCCCTACCCCCCGGTTACCCCTGCCGCCGGGCCCCTGCCTCTTCTGCCACCGGGGAAAGAGGCCACCACCCCAACACCAGAGCCACCGcttcccctcccacctccccctccacccagtgAGGAAGAGGGTGCCGATGAACCTGCTAAAGCTTCTCCAGAAAGCGAGGCTTGCAGTCCGTCTGCAGGCGATCTCAGCGATTCATCTGCTTCCAGTCTGGCCGAACCGGAGTCCCCTGGGGCTGGAGGAAGCAgtggaggagcaggagggggGTCTGGGGTTCCAGATGGAATGGGGCAACGGCGCTACAGGACCCAGATGAGCAGCCTGCAGTTGAAGATCATGAAAGCCTGCTACGAGGCCTACCGCACCCCGACCATGCAGGAGTGTGAGGTGCTGGGGGAGGAGATTGGGCTGCCCAAGAGAGTCAtccaggtctggttccagaatGCTCGTGCCAAGGAAAAGAAGGCCAAACTGCAGGGGGCAGCAGCtggcggggctgggggcagcaGTGAGGGCCCCCTGGGAGCCCAGCGCACCGACTGTCCCTACTGTGATGTCAAGTATGATTTCTATGTCTCCTGCCGAGGCCATCTCTTCTCACGCCAGCACCTCGCCAAACTCAAAGAGGCCGTCCGAGCCCAGCTGAAAAGTGAAAGCAAGTGCTACGACTTGGCCCCAGCACCTGAGGCACCCCTGGCTCCCAAGGCCACACCTGCCAccacatctgcctctctgccccttgGGGCTGCCCCGGCCCTGCCTCGCCTGGCCCCGGTCCTCTTGTCCGGCCCAGCTCTGGCCCAGTCCCCGCTGGGAAGCTTAGCTCCTTTCAGTTCAG GCCCTGCAGCCTCCTCTGGCCTCCTCGGCCTCGCCACTTCAGTCCTGCCTACCACCACAGTGGTCCAGACTGCTGGCCCAGGCTGCCCCTTACCTCAGAGACCTGTGCCAGAGCAAACTAACAGCTCCACAGCAGGCATCACTgaccctgccccaggcccccCTACTGAGCCCTCTGGGGACAGAGTCTCTGGTGAACGAAAGCCAATGGCAGCCCCCACCAACTCCTCCACTGACGCCCTCAAGAACCTCAAAGCACTGAAGGCTACTGTCCCAGCCCTCTTGGGGGGCCAATTCCTGCCCTTCCCATTGCCCCCCGCTGGGGGGGCAACACCACCAGCTGTCTTTGGCCCCCAGTTGCAGGGGGCCTACTTCCAACAGCTCTATGGCATGAAGAAGGGGCTATTTCCCATGAACCCTGTGATACCTCAGACCCTCATCGGACTGCTCCCCAACGCCCTTCTCCAGCCACCACCCCAGCCCCCCGAGCCCACAACCACAGCGCCTCCAAAGCCTCCTGAACTGGCtgctgcaggggagggggaggctggggaggccgAGGAGCTGCTGTCGGCCAGTACCGGCATCTCCACCGTGGATGTGACCCACTGTTATCTGTGCCGCCAGTGCAAGATGGCATTCGATGGGGAGGCCCCAGCCACTGCTCACCAGAGATCCTTCTGCTTCTTTGGGCGGGGCTCTGGGGGTTCTGTGCCCCCCCCACTGCGGGTGCCCATCTGCACCTACCACTGCCTCGCATGTGAGGTGCTGCTGAGTGGGCACGAAGCCCTGGCCTCCCACTTGCGCTCCTCGGCCCATAGGCGCAAGGCGGCCCCGCCCCCAGGGGGCCCagccatcaccatcaccaacGCCGCCACTGCCGCCACGGCTGCTGTGGCTTTTGCCAAAGAGGAAGCAAGATTACCTCACACGGACTCCAACCCAAAAACTACTACTACCTCTACACTTCTAGCTTTATAA